Proteins co-encoded in one Setaria viridis chromosome 9, Setaria_viridis_v4.0, whole genome shotgun sequence genomic window:
- the LOC117835368 gene encoding uncharacterized protein: MAAVLGAFVPDTAVRWRGVVTGDVARRMGVAAEARALAGRLERVGAAVRDAEARAARGDEGAARWLANARAAAYEADAAADRCRIAVRRRRVREQQSQQQKHQPPHHHQALPRLLSSCCDADVPGADIAADIKSLNRKLQVILKEKNRLQLRSFLGDHHATPVRTALRHRKSQGTGAPDTDIIGSRIEDDAAGLVRQLTEADGEADRAVVAIIGPDGIGKTALATKVYGSERIRRGFGARSWVRVPREYTEAGLLSQVIDSFGGDTTGGESFADLEKTLARLVGKRRFLLVLDDVRYGGVWEDVLRRPLEGAGRGSRVLVTARRGSIAREMGAGHVHRVKKLAADDGWLLLRAAARVVDGDAAEELKDVGERIAEKCGGVPLAIKAVAGVLRTREASAKEWAEVLASPAWLVKGLPEDAMKPLYLCYDDLPCHLKQCFLYCSLFPSDLTMDRRVLVQQWVAEGFVQIRADAGVEEVAEEYFDELIGRHLLQPAEGVEHGGAARCTMHDMLRALAQLLSQGEDLTGDSYRLLVDSDVTFAPRRVSLPGRNLAVVLEKILKLEGLRTLLLKKNPLTIEGSIFTRLEHLKVLDLSETAVELIPDNLGNLVYLRFLNLSHTRIQAIPESIGNLWSLKFLLLRGCKSLHALPKGIEHLRGLRDLDLADTVIDDAAFRVGHLRSLTSLRWFAVTSKEARAAQDRSGWPLDELKNLSQLRTLHIQKLEKTAGRSEATEMSLVAKKGLQELELSCSGTVRPLQTPELVRKIEDIFEEMNPPLCLESLKLVNYFGTRFPRWLSVTFLPNLRDLDIVGCNFCQSFPPLGRLPELRSLYIADSSALKDIGAEFMGTNQPHQVPFPKLENLHLQGLQQLKIWRDIEPGALPSLQVLQLESCPKLQHLPAGLIHVTSLTELRIADMVSLAAVDDIATLRELSVWNTPSLKSISNLPSLEDINMCHCPVLEIVENVDRLQTVHIFDHDLQEMPRWIEAHASKLRSLNFTSTVGLLKRCLVDGPDWPVIKDIKEVHGYSTGSSYMYYTRNPYIFENNVSAEDNLDINENSADPDIVDDVSVSSSGTGYLEIRGFFDSKAVKTGATRTEDNVFRTNMERSMPRFTRRRLHKLAEVVPEDDEDEDGADSVVLFSTDQTRGAAVVERGHPAVSDVHTNNDDLGSLSKETTQESRAITNDGTHNDTIDRSVFTRRRGSKTLNDVPFGAGTNADPYVTKSTASIGRNLVREGSRAINITEIDQALNFSTARSKKHTSKKGENVAADVNIAEDISLAHSKQVTSKKGKDFADTTTATICSSSMVNIQKHVKNQDPNFANGSTDATPMPENPSREEAPKKGEDVISRSLIHEASHKASITVTTQSLDATSLCGKQQSPNKGEDVFVAPCAASAVDQKEDSNINSPVKLNDEEYKAISDTETNCDLGSCKLPTSLAFRKQQTVSADPGDDLTACTMKLLSMGSGILEKPSSKCAVGAVKDSSVEIAKRITPCVSRPMRTISHAIDVIEAPMKPQAYTASRFPTNAVVSHGGTQDDVPCSIDAKEDDDSHQAPKVYTAIWADTDTDTLRARFLDSMRHLRRMASRRRHRRRKHGSKNKWNIGPELVAVLLLVSVVQLFFILWLCRRLLNQK, encoded by the exons ATGGCCGCGGTGCTCGGCGCGTTCGTGCCGGACACCGCGGTGCGGTGGCGCGGGGTGGTGACGGGGGACGTGGCGAGGCGGATGGGcgtcgcggcggaggcgcgggcgcTGGCGGGGAGGCTGGAGCGGGTGGGCGCCGCGGTGCGGGACGCCgaggcgcgcgccgcgcgcggggaCGAGGGAGCCGCGCGGTGGCTCGCCAATGCGCGCGCTGCGGCGTACGAGGCGGACGCGGCCGCCGACCGGTGCAGGATCGCGGTGCGCCGGCGCAGGGTCCGGGAGCAGCAGAGCCAGCAGCAGAAGCACCAGCCGCCCCATCACCACCAG GCTCTTCCTCGGCTGCTCTCCTCCTGCTGCGACGCGGACGTGCCCGGCGCCGACATCGCCGCTGACATCAAGAGCCTGAACCGGAAGCTGCAGGTGATCCTCAAGGAGAAGAACCGGCTGCAGCTCCGCTCATTCCTCGGCGACCATCACGCCACGCCCGTGCGGACGGCACTGAGGCACCGGAAATCTCAGGGGACCGGGGCTCCTGACACCGACATCATCGGCTCGAGGATCGAGGATGACGCGGCCGGGCTCGTCCGACAGCTGACGGAGGCGGACGGGGAAGCCGaccgcgccgtcgtcgccatCATCGGCCCCGACGGCATTGGCAAGACCGCGCTCGCCACCAAAGTCTACGGCAGCGAGAGGATCCGGCGCGGCTTCGGGGCGAGGTCATGGGTCCGCGTTCCCAGGGAGTACACCGAGGCCGGCCTGCTTTCGCAGGTCATCGACTCGTTCGGCGGCGACACGACGGGCGGCGAGAGCTTCGCCGACCTCGAGAAGACGCTGGCGAGGCTGGTGGGGAAGAGGAGGTTCCTGCTCGTGCTCGACGACGTGCGGTACGGCGGGGTGTGGGAGGACGTGCTGAGGAGGCCGCTCgagggcgccgggcgcggcAGCAGGGTGCTCgtcacggcgcggcgcggcagcatTGCTCGGGAGATGGGCGCCGGCCACGTCCACCGCGTGAAGAAGCTGGCCGCCGACGATGGCTGGCTGCTGCTCCGCGCGGCGGCCCGCGTGGTCGACGGGGACGCGGCCGAGGAGCTGAAGGACGTCGGCGAGAGGATCGCCGAGAAATGCGGCGGTGTGCCGCTGGCGATAAaggccgtcgccggcgtcctGAGGACACGGGAGGCGAGCGCCAAGGAGTGGGCGGAGGTGCTCGCGAGCCCGGCGTGGTTGGTGAAGGGGCTCCCTGAAGACGCCATGAAGCCACTCTACCTGTGCTACGACGACCTGCCGTGCCACCTCAAGCAGTGCTTCCTCTACTGCTCGTTGTTTCCGTCCGACCTCACCATGGACAGGCGCGTGCTCGTGCAGCAGTGGGTAGCCGAAGGCTTCGTGCAGATCAGAGCGGATGCCGGCGTCGAGGAGGTGGCCGAGGAGTACTTTGATGAGCTCATCGGAAGGCACCTTCTCCAGCCGGCAGAGGGAGTTGAACATGGTGGCGCCGCGCGGTGCACCATGCACGACATGCTGCGAGCTCTGGCGCAGCTGCTTTCACAGGGCGAGGACTTGACCGGAGACTCGTACCGGCTGCTGGTCGACAGCGATGTCACGTTCGCGCCACGCCGTGTCTCGTTACCGGGAAGAAACCTGGCTGTGGTACTGGAGAAGATTCTGAAGTTAGAGGGGCTAAGAACGCTGCTTCTTAAGAAGAACCCACTGACAATTGAAGGAAGCATCTTCACAAGATTGGAGCATCTGAAAGTCTTGGACCTCAGTGAGACAGCAGTTGAGCTCATTCCGGATAACTTGGGGAACCTTGTCTACCTGAGGTTCCTGAACCTGTCTCACACAAGGATTCAAGCAATCCCAGAATCCATTGGCAATCTGTGGAGCCTGAAATTCCTTCTGCTAAGAGGGTGCAAGTCACTGCACGCCCTGCCAAAAGGGATAGAGCATCTGAGAGGGCTCAGAGACCTTGACCTGGCCGACACAGTGATCGATGACGCGGCATTCAGGGTGGGCCATCTCAGAAGCCTCACATCACTCCGGTGGTTCGCTGTGACGAGCAAGGAGGCGCGAGCTGCGCAGGATAGGAGCGGGTGGCCTCTGGATGAGCTCAAGAACTTGTCTCAGCTGAGAACACTGCACATACAGAAGCTTGAGAAGACTGCTGGTCGATCAGAGGCAACTGAGATGTCACTTGTAGCCAAGAAAGGCCTCCAGGAGCTCGAGCTGTCGTGCAGCGGCACTGTCAGGCCGCTTCAGACACCGGAGTTGGTCAGAAAGATTGAGGATATCTTCGAAGAGATGAATCCACCATTATGTCTGGAGTCACTGAAGCTTGTAAACTACTTTGGGACAAGGTTCCCAAGGTGGCTGTCAGTGACCTTCCTGCCTAATCTCCGCGATCTCGACATCGTCGGGTGCAACTTCTGCCAGTCTTTTCCTCCATTAGGCCGTCTACCAGAACTGAGATCCTTGTACATAGCAGACTCTTCAGCTCTGAAGGACATAGGTGCAGAGTTCATGGGTACCAACCAACCCCACCAGGTGCCGTTTCCGAAGCTAGAAAACCTGCACTTGCAAGGTCTGCAGCAGCTCAAGATATGGAGAGACATCGAGCCAGGGGCATTGCCATCTCTGCAGGTACTTCAGCTTGAGAGCTGCCCCAAGCTGCAGCATCTTCCTGCTGGCCTCATACATGTGACATCCCTGACTGAGTTGCGCATAGCAGATATGGTGAGCCTTGCGGCTGTGGATGACATAGCTACACTGAGGGAATTGAGCGTTTGGAACACTCCCAGTTTGAAGAGTATATCAAACCTGCCTTCCCTTGAAGACATTAACATGTGCCACTGCCCTGTCCTGGAGATTGTGGAGAACGTCGACAGGCTACAAACAGTGCACATCTTCGATCATGATTTGCAGGAAATGCCCAGATGGATTGAGGCACATGCTTCCAAGCTTCGATCATTGAATTTCACAAGCACAGTTGGGCTACTGAAAAGGTGCTTGGTTGATGGTCCGGACTGGCCTGTGATTAAGGACATCAAGGAAGTTCATGGGTACTCTACTGGTTCCAGTTACATGTACTATACCAGGAACCCTTATATCTTTGAGAACAATGTGAGTGCTGAAGATAACCTCGACATCAACGAGAATTCAGCAGATCCTGATATTGTTGATGATGTTTCAGTTTCATCTTCAGGTACTGGTTACCTAGAAATCAGAGGCTTCTTTGACTCAAAAGCAGTGAAGACAGGAGCTACCAGGACAGAAGACAATGTCTTCCGTACGAACATGGAGAGGTCCATGCCGAGGTTCACTCGCCGTCGCTTGCATAAGCTAGCAGAAGTTGTTCCTGAAGATGACGAGgacgaggatggagcagatTCAGTTGTGCTGTTTTCTACTGATCAAACCAGAGGTGCAGCAGTTGTGGAGAGAGGTCACCCTGCTGTCAGTGATGTTCATACTAACAATGATGATCTTGGTTCATTGTCAAAAGAGACAACTCAGGAGTCTCGAGCAATCACCAATGATGGAACGCATAATGACACCATTGATAGGTCAGTTTTCACAAGGCGAAGAGGGTCGAAAACACTAAATGATGTTCCTTTTGGTGCTGGCACTAATGCAGATCCTTATGTTACCAAATCTACTGCTTCAATTGGTCGCAACTTGGTCCGAGAAGGGTCTCGAGCAATCAACATTACTGAAATTGATCAAGCTTTGAACTTCAGTACAGCTCGAAGTAAGAAACATACATCCAAGAAAGGAGAAAACGTCGCAGCTGATGTGAACATTGCTGAAGATATTAGTCTAGCTCATTCCAAGCAAGTGACatccaaaaaaggaaaagattttgCTGACACCACTACAGCTACTATCTGTTCATCCAGTATGGTCAACATCCAGAAACATGTTAAGAATCAGGATCCAAATTTTGCAAATGGAAGCACAGATGCAACTCCAATGCCAGAAAATCCATCGCGCGAAGAAGCACCCAAGAAAGGGGAAGACGTAATCAGTAGGAGTTTAATCCATGAAGCATCACATAAAGCCTCTATTACTGTAACTACTCAAAGTTTGGACGCCACTTCACTCTGCGGCAAACAACAGTCACCCAACAAAGGGGAAGACGTTTTTGTTGCTCCTTGTGCTGCTAGCGCTGTTGATCAGAAGGAAGACAGTAACATAAATTCACCAGTCAAGCTAAATGATGAAGAATACAAAGCAATCAGTGACACTGAAACTAATTGTGATTTAGGGTCTTGCAAACTGCCCACCAGTTTGGCATTCAGAAAGCAACAGACTGTTTCTGCAGATCCAGGTGATGACCTCACCGCGTGTACGATGAAACTTCTCAGCATGGGGAGTGGAATCTTGGAGAAACCTAGCAGTAAATGTGCTGTTGGTGCAGTAAAAGATTCATCTGTTGAAATAGCCAAGAGAATCACTCCTTGTGTGTCCAGGCCAATGCGCACCATATCTCATGCCATTGATGTCATCGAAGCACCCATGAAGCCACAAGCCTACACGGCAAGCAGATTCCCAACCAACGCGGTGGTGAGCCACGGTGGTACCCAAGACGACGTGCCGTGCTCCATCGACGCCAAGGAAGACGACGACTCTCACCAGGCGCCGAAGGTGTACACGGCCATCTGGGCCGACACCGACACGGATACCCTCCGCGCCCGGTTCCTCGACTCGATGCGGCACCTGCGCAGGATGGCTtcccggcggcgccaccggcggAGGAAGCACGGCTCCAAGAACAAGTGGAACATCGGACCCGAACTGGTGGCCGTCCTCCTGCTAGTCTCCGTGGTGCAGCTGTTCTTCATCCTCTGGTTGTGCCGGAGGCTCCTGAATCAaaagtag
- the LOC117835369 gene encoding uncharacterized protein has protein sequence MDGGSGLNILYAETLDAMDVFWSKLYPMSSPFHGVIPGAQAYPLGQIDLSVTFGDRANFHMEVLTFEVVDFLGSYHAILGQPCYTKFMADPNYTYLQLKMLGSNGVITVGSTFSHAYTCDREHYELATGIINSVELPKLGNAAALAVL, from the coding sequence ATGGACGGGggcagtggcctcaacatcttgtacgccgagaccctcgacgccatggacGTTTTCTGGTCGAAGCTTTATCCCATGAGCTCACCCTTCCACGGCGTGATCCCGGGGGCGCAGGCGTACCCgctcgggcagatcgacttgTCCGTCACGTTTGGTGACCGCGCCAACTTCCACATGGAGGTCTtgaccttcgaggtggtggactTTCTGGggtcctaccatgccatcctggGGCAGCCATGCTACACCAAGTTCATGGCAGACCCCAACTACACATACCTCCAGCTGAAGATGTTGGGATCGAACGGCGTCATCACCGTGGGTAGCACCTTCTCGCACGCCTACACGTGCGACCGCGAGCACTATGAGCTCGCCACTGGAATCATCAACTCCGTCGAGCTCCCTAAGCTCGGGAATGCAGCCGCGCTGGCGGTCCTGTAA